The proteins below come from a single Serinus canaria isolate serCan28SL12 chromosome 6, serCan2020, whole genome shotgun sequence genomic window:
- the NPS gene encoding neuropeptide S codes for MELNLHLCFMQANHSLCRWNLVFILWISTTLLCSGFPVGPSMSTNPLYLTCQLHGRWDSCLVLLSRCLSQVGRGEELPLGKPLLDSPLHKRSFRNGVGAGIKKTSFRRAKS; via the exons ATGGAGCTAAATCTCCATCTGTGCTTCATGCAGGCAAATCACAG TCTATGCAGGTGGAACTTGGTTTTCATCCTGTGGATCTCCACGACGTTGCTGTGCTCGGGTTTCCCAGTTGGCCCTTCCATG AGCACCAACCCTTTATATCTGACCTGCCAGCTGCATGGGAGATGGGATTcgtgcctggtgctgctgagcaggtgCCTGTCCCAGGTGGGCAggggtgaggagctgccccttGGGAAGCCTCTCCTGGACTCCCCTCTCCACAAAAGGTCCTTCCGCAACGGCGTCGGAGCGGGAATTAAAAAAACTTCCTTCCGAAGGGCAAAGTCCTGA